GCTGCAATCTGTGGGAGGTGTGTGATAGAGATAACTTGACGATTATTATTACCCATTTCTTGCATGATGAGTGCCATCTTCTGGGCAATTTTACCACTAACACCCGTATCAATCTCATCAAAGATGATTGTTGGTAACTTCACGGCACCACTTACCATAGCCTTTAACGATAACATTACACGAGCAATCTCACCACCAGAAGCTACCTGTGCAACAGGTTTCATAGCCGTACTTGTATTGGCAGAGAAAAGAAATTGAATCTTATCTGCACCGTCCATTGATAAAGGCTTTGGTGACAAATCAACCTTAAACCTAACATTCGGAATACCCAATGGAATAAGTCGGCTACTCATCTGTTCCTCAACAATCTTAGCAGCCTTACGCCTAAGTGCAGTCAACTTCTCTGCTTGCTTTTCACAAGTGGAGAGTTTTGTCTTTACTTCTTGCTCAAGTAATTCCAGTTCTTCATCACTATTATCAATATTCTTTAGCTGTTCAGCAATGTTATCACGAATCTCGATGAGTTCTTTCTCTGTTAAAACGTGATACTTCTGTTCAAGTGTATTCAGTAAGTCAAGTTGTTGGTTTATGCTATCCAGACGAGAAGGGTCAAAGTCAATATTCTCAACTTCACTACCAATCTCACCTGAAATATCTTTCAGTTCTATATGTACTGATGACAAACGTTGTACGAGTTCTTGTGCTTTAGGATATACCTTCTCAATATTTCCAAGACTATCCAGACTCTGGCCCAGCTTTCGAAGAACTCCGTTGTCATCATCACTCAACAGATTATCAGCCTCGTAGAAAGCTGTTTTGATATCTTCTGAATGAGAGAGCGTTTCACTTTCTTGCTCAAGTTCTTCTTGTCTGCCCTCAATTAGACCAGCATTGTCCAACTCATTGAACTGAAAACGCATGAATTCTTCATTTTCCTGTGCTTTGGAAATCTGCTCTTTCATATCTGAAAGACGTCTTTCAGTTTCTTTATAGTCTTGATATGCCGAACGATAATTAGCCAGTTCCTTACTATCTTGAGCGATAATATCCACAACATTCAACTGGAAGTCATCCTTCTGTAACAACAGATTCTGATGCTGTGAATGAATATCTATAAGTTGTTCACCCAATGCACGCATCATTTGTAACGATACAGGTGTATCATTAATGAAGGCACGTGACTTTCCTGTAGCCGTTAGTTCACGACGAACAATTGTATCTTCAGGTTCAAAATCAATATCTTGTTCCTCAAAGAAGGACTCAAACCCATAGTTAGAAAGGTCAAAATGTGCCTCAATTGTACATTTCTTTTCTCCTTTCTTTATCTGTTTGCTATCAGCCCTATTGCCTAACAGCAAACCAATTGCACCCAAGATAATACTCTTTCCCGCTCCTGTTTCACCAGTAATAACCGAGAAACCCGAGTGAAAAGTAATATCTAATTGATCAATCAACGTGTAGTTTTTAATATATAGATGTTTCAGCATATATTTGTCAATTATAATAATTGAAGTTAAGGCAGAGGATAACTGTGTCCTACAAAAAAATTACTATTGTTTTATTTTATCCCATGTAATATTCTGACTGGCATTGATACCAAAGAGAATATCGTAGACCAATTCTTTTTCTTTTTGTGTTCCTTTGCCTTTATATATATTAGCCAACTCGTCCTTCTTGTAGTCTGTCCATATTTGTGGTAACATACTTATTGGACGATTCTCATGTGCTTTCTTTAATCCATTCTCCAAAGCTGACGTGATATTTGTACGACCACGTTCTGCATTATTAGCCATTTCATCCAAACCTGTTCGGTAATAATCGTACTGCAATTGGCGGAAAGGCTTCATAGCACCATCAAGATAATCGTTGATAATAGCAAAGCGGTTGCGTGAATTATCAAAAGCTTTCCAACCCGTAAAGTTAAGATTCTGTGCATTATTCGTCAAAACCATGCAGCGTTGTAGGATATCATCACCACCCATAGGAGAAAAAGAGTCTAAATCTAACCCTATGATAAGATAAGCATAATAAGCTATCAGAGCCGTCAGTTGATTATCTATATTCTCCTCATTAAACTCAATCTGATCGAATTGAGCAAAGGTGAAATTAAAGTCACCATCTTGATTATTATAGAGTGTAGAACTATAAGCTGCATTATAAACAGGTCGGTTTGCTTGAATCAAAGCAGAACAAGTAAAGAGGTTGCTACTTGGGTCATATTTGCTAACTGTAATATTAAAGTTACAGTTTATACGTTCATTTCTTTGAAACTGATAATGAGTCCATTGCCGTGTATTAATAAACTGTTCTAAAGTCTGTTGTAGATTCTCAAAGACAGAAGCATCTGTACCCTGAATCTGATTATGATTCACGGTTACCTTTGCATTTAGCTCTTGCGCAGATAATTCTCCATTAGAGAATAGAAACAAGCTCATTAATAATATCACGAGCCACTTCTGTCTTTGGTTTCTTAGCATAACTCTTCTTACCTTCTTTGTTGATAATCGTTATTTGGTTATCATCTGCTTGGAAAGTTGTACCTGGAATTCTTGTTGAGTTCAAAACTATGAAGTCAGCATTCTTCTTTTCCAACTTTCTTTGGGCATTGCTTTCTTCTTCATTTGTTTCTAATGCAAAAGCAACAATGCGTTGTCCTTCTCCTTTCATAGTGCCAATAGTTGCGGCAATATCCTGAGTTGGCTTCAGTTTTAAGAGTAAATCGTCACCCACTCGCTTAATCTTTTGTTCTGCAATCTCTTCTGGACGGAAGTCAGCAACAGCTGCACAAAGTATTGCTGCATCACAATGAGGGAACTCCCCTACTGCTGCTTCATACATTTCCTTACAGCTTTCAACATCAACTCTCTGAATACTTTCAGAACAAGTAAGGCTCACAGGACCAGCAACAAGCACAATCTTTGCACCACGTCGACTGCACTCTTCTGCCAAAGCAAAACCCATTTTACCTGATGAATAGTTACCAATAAAACGTACAGGGTCAATCTTTTCGTATGTAGGACCAGCTGTTATAAGAATCTTTTTACCTTTTAAATCTTCTATATAAGATTGCGACTCCGATGAAGTAGAGAAGAAATCCGCCAAAGCCTTAACAATATTCTCTGGTTCTTCCATCCTTCCCTTACCCTCAAGACCACTGGCAAGAAAACCGCTACCTGGCTCAATAATATGATTTCCAAAGCTACGCAGTGTTCTTATATTCTTCTGCGTTGATGGATGCTTATACATATCTAAGTCCATTGCAGGTGCAATGAAGACTGGTGCTTTCATTGAGAGATAAGTCGTAAGAAGCATATTGTCAGCTACTCCATTTGCCATCTTACCCAGCGTTGCAGCTGTACAAGGAGCAATAACCATTGCATCCGCCCATAGTCCGAGGTCTACATGAGAGTTCCACGTACCATCCTTTTGTGAAAAAAACTCACTTACAACAGGTTTATGTGTTAATGCAGACAATGTGATAGGAGTAATAAACTCCTTACCAGCAGGCGTAATAACTACCTGCACTTCTGCTCCACTCTTTATCAGCTCACGGATAATAAGGCAACTCTTATACGCTGCAATAGAGCCTGTTATGCCTAAAACTATTTTCTTTCCTTTCAGCATTATCTTACTTATTATTAAACTCTCTCAGGCGAATACGTGTCAAAACCTGCTTTGTATTATAAGTAAAATCACTTGCAAGCATCCAACTGTAATAGCCAGGATCTTTACGCAGAACCTCTGCAAC
The Prevotella melaninogenica DNA segment above includes these coding regions:
- the recN gene encoding DNA repair protein RecN — encoded protein: MLKHLYIKNYTLIDQLDITFHSGFSVITGETGAGKSIILGAIGLLLGNRADSKQIKKGEKKCTIEAHFDLSNYGFESFFEEQDIDFEPEDTIVRRELTATGKSRAFINDTPVSLQMMRALGEQLIDIHSQHQNLLLQKDDFQLNVVDIIAQDSKELANYRSAYQDYKETERRLSDMKEQISKAQENEEFMRFQFNELDNAGLIEGRQEELEQESETLSHSEDIKTAFYEADNLLSDDDNGVLRKLGQSLDSLGNIEKVYPKAQELVQRLSSVHIELKDISGEIGSEVENIDFDPSRLDSINQQLDLLNTLEQKYHVLTEKELIEIRDNIAEQLKNIDNSDEELELLEQEVKTKLSTCEKQAEKLTALRRKAAKIVEEQMSSRLIPLGIPNVRFKVDLSPKPLSMDGADKIQFLFSANTSTAMKPVAQVASGGEIARVMLSLKAMVSGAVKLPTIIFDEIDTGVSGKIAQKMALIMQEMGNNNRQVISITHLPQIAALGSSHYKVEKEETAEGTRSHMRELTQEQRVNEIAQMLSGADISDAALQNARELLDLSKKK
- a CDS encoding DUF4835 family protein, whose protein sequence is MSLFLFSNGELSAQELNAKVTVNHNQIQGTDASVFENLQQTLEQFINTRQWTHYQFQRNERINCNFNITVSKYDPSSNLFTCSALIQANRPVYNAAYSSTLYNNQDGDFNFTFAQFDQIEFNEENIDNQLTALIAYYAYLIIGLDLDSFSPMGGDDILQRCMVLTNNAQNLNFTGWKAFDNSRNRFAIINDYLDGAMKPFRQLQYDYYRTGLDEMANNAERGRTNITSALENGLKKAHENRPISMLPQIWTDYKKDELANIYKGKGTQKEKELVYDILFGINASQNITWDKIKQ
- the coaBC gene encoding bifunctional phosphopantothenoylcysteine decarboxylase/phosphopantothenate--cysteine ligase CoaBC, whose amino-acid sequence is MLKGKKIVLGITGSIAAYKSCLIIRELIKSGAEVQVVITPAGKEFITPITLSALTHKPVVSEFFSQKDGTWNSHVDLGLWADAMVIAPCTAATLGKMANGVADNMLLTTYLSMKAPVFIAPAMDLDMYKHPSTQKNIRTLRSFGNHIIEPGSGFLASGLEGKGRMEEPENIVKALADFFSTSSESQSYIEDLKGKKILITAGPTYEKIDPVRFIGNYSSGKMGFALAEECSRRGAKIVLVAGPVSLTCSESIQRVDVESCKEMYEAAVGEFPHCDAAILCAAVADFRPEEIAEQKIKRVGDDLLLKLKPTQDIAATIGTMKGEGQRIVAFALETNEEESNAQRKLEKKNADFIVLNSTRIPGTTFQADDNQITIINKEGKKSYAKKPKTEVARDIINELVSIL